In Triticum urartu cultivar G1812 unplaced genomic scaffold, Tu2.1 TuUngrouped_contig_6668, whole genome shotgun sequence, a genomic segment contains:
- the LOC125530936 gene encoding uncharacterized protein LOC125530936 (The sequence of the model RefSeq protein was modified relative to this genomic sequence to represent the inferred CDS: added 4 bases not found in genome assembly): MDTHTDSCKHPPKMKLQVAFFLLVTMAAMARAVTFDASNTASGTAGGKRFDNAVGLAYSKQVLSDASTFIWSTFNQRAAADRKPVDAVTLVVEDIDGVAFPSGNGIHLSASYVGGYTSGDVKKEGTGVLYHEARHVWQWNGQGAANGGLIEGIADYVRLKAGLAPGHWRPQGSGSRWDEGYDITARFLDYCDSLKPGFVAQLNAKMKSGYSDDFFAQILGKNVQQLWQDYKAKFGG; encoded by the coding sequence ACACCCACACCGATAGCTGCAAACATCCACCTAAAATGAAGCTTCAGGTAGCCTTCTTCCTCCTGGTGACCATGGCCGCGATGGCCCGGGCCGTGACGTTCGACGCGTCGAACACGGCGTCGGGCACCGCCGGCGGCAAGCGCTTCGACAACGCTGTCGGCCTCGCGTACTCAAAGCAGGTCCTCTCCGACGCCTCCACCTTCATCTGGAGCACCTTCAACCAGCGCGCCGCTGCCGACCGCAAGCCTGTCGACGCCGTCACCCTCGTCGTGGAGGACATCGACGGCGTCGCCTTCCCCAGCGGCAACGGCATCCACCTCAGCGCCAGCTACGTCGGCGGCTACACCTCCGGCGACGTCAAGAAGGAGGGGACCGGCGTGCTGTACCACGAGGCGAGGCACGTGTGGCAGTGGAACGGGCAGGGCGCGGCCAACGGCGGGCTCATCGAGGGGATCGCCGACTACGTGCGGCTCAAGGCCGGGCTCGCGCCCGGGCACTGGAGGCCGCAGGGGAGCGGCAGCCGGTGGGACGAGGGATACGACATCACGGCGAGGTTCCTCGACTACTGCGACTCGCTCAAGCCCGGGTTCGTCGCGCAGCTCAACGCCAAGATGAAGAGCGGGTACAGCGACGACTTCTTCGCGCAGATTCTCGGCAAGAACGTGCAGCAGCTGTGGCAGGACTACAAAGCCAAGTTCGGAGGCTGA